The genomic region tttaaatttccataaaaaaaaaattaaaataaaaaaatatagataaatgtatatatatatatatacataaataaatatatatatatagatgtacgtatatatatatatatatttatgtatacgtTTGTATATGCTTGTATAAACTTGTATAggtttgttatatatatatatatatactcataaATGTAAACATTTGCTATGTCGTATTTTACTCAAAAACATGTAAGAAtttaatatgatatatataaaataaatatatacatatatatgtacatatacctGTACATGTatagttataaatattatattatgtaattatatatatatatacatttattttcacgcataaataaaatgtacgTGTGCAAGTTctatttgaatataataagcatatatataaatatgtaaagtataaatacatgtatgaAGCACTCAAATATAAGttttcatataatacattaaaattgtaaaagtatcaaattatatgtaatgataaaaaaaaaaaaaaaaaaaaaaaaaaaagtttcatCTACATGCAtttactaaatttttttataaacatatacagaGGTAGCGATTTCTCATAattcctttaaaaaaaaaatagtaaataacatatatatgaatatatgtacatacttaTTAGCAATGTACgaacacataaatatatgtaattacgcatgaatatatacatatttacatagtATGCGACACGTATATTAGTGTATGATGTGATTCGTTATCTATACATGTGAACGTATGTGTttgtatgttcatatatatatatatatacatatatgtgttaattcgaaaattaaattattcttcATATTAACTAAGTgcgaataaaaaaaaaaatataagagaaagagttcaaaaatatatataaatgtcaAGCAAATACAAGATTCATAAaccaaaataatttttcatactATAGAAAAAAACAAGATCGATTTTACTGAAATGAACCTAAACACATTTATGaatgtatgtaaattttatataaaaaaaagaaagaatttGTACtactaaattattataaaaggaaatgaaaaaacattaataataaaaaaaagaaaaaaggaaaatacataaacacatattaaatattattatgcatatatcaTATCTACAATGTACTGTAATAGCAGCAATATATGGATCAAGTttgtagtatatatatatatatatatatattatatgtttatgtaataatatataattttaaatatatttatgtatgtacgtatatatgaccaaacatttttttatttacaccAATGCCAACGCATACGTTTtgttaattcaaaaaaaaaaaaaaataaataaataaaataataaaagaaaagaaaaggaaaaaatttatgaaaaaaataataaaaagggagaaaaagagaaaaatattcatttatgaaaatttaaaaaaaaaaaatcagtggaagtaaaaataatcataaaCTTGTGTGCGAagaaatattcataaaaaatgaaaaatagaaatatggatatattatacatatgtataaaatatttacataaacgTTATAAGTGTTGCAAcgtttttaaatttaacacTAGAAATgcattttatgtatgtaaacgtgtcatatatatatgtatatataaataaatatatgtattaaatgtatagtgttaatatatatgtatgtacgcttatattacatatatttgcatatacatataatatatatatatatatatatatatgtacatatacaagtatatatacTGCATTTGATATGttttaacataaaattttgaatgtAGGGGAgatttaaaaattactttaaaaatatgaaggtattttatatgtatctaGTTACATTCGgaaacaaatataattctaCTAATATGTTTGCTTCAAAATATTCTaactgtaaaaatattaaaaggttacttattttttaaaaatttctccATCTTCATAATTGCATTTCCATTTACTAAATGAAATATgtattaacaatattaaatactaaaataaaaataagtataaaagcaaattgaaaaaaaaaaaaaagaaaaaaagaaagaaaaatgtattttattttatttttttttgtttttttttgcctttatgtacatttctttatatacccatttacatttttacgtaatattataaggatttaaaatttttttttaaatttacttataaattAAGCTCAACACATGtgtattattacttttttttttgttttattttgttttgttttttttttaaattccaTATTCTTcaaaacgtaaaaaataatagatatTCATTTCCAGTTATTTAGGAAAATAACACtatatatgaacattatatatatcaaatatcGTAATTCCACGTTTTTATCGTTAAATCAAGCAGTTTGTTAACccttttttccatataatatgaaaatttaatgaTAAAGAATGCACTATAAGCacacaaatatttttaaatttaagtatttatattaatgtataatcAAAATGACATTTGAATTGTGTGTATACCTGAAAATaatctttataaaaatttttattatttctattttttttttttttttttattcaaaattatGTCCATCTAATattttacacatttttttttttttttttttttgtcttacaaaattatgaaatatacaaacataaatAGAATTACATAGAGCAAAGTTCACGTGTATTAATCCTAAGCGTTAATAagagaaatttaaaaaagtatcaaaatgaaggaaaacgaggcatatatatgcatgaacatatatatacatactcctacacgtacgtatatataaacatatgtgtgtttgtttatttacaCTTATTTCCGTGTAAATCTCGTTTACAGAATAGTGTTTTAACccctatatttatttcttttatcacATAAAGTTATgtttaatatgaaaatataattttttttatatagcatgaacatgtatttttttacgtggttatttattacatatattctttttttttttttataaaaaaactaaaaaaaacagaatgCAAggtatttgtaaaaaaaagggaaattaTAAGATGATAGACACAAATAGAGTGCATACGTGTATgggtataaatgtatgtatatatatgttaacgCATGTATCCCGCGTATATTTCAGTTAATGAATCAAAATCTAAATAAAGCTAATAactatacttaaaaaatgtgtatattcTATCGAATAgagttattttttactacATTATAAGGAGGTAgttgcatacatataaatacatacatacgtacatacatatattctatctatatatacaaatacgaAACTTAAACATCGTTTACATATattgcaaaaattaaaaattgaatgttttttttttgttagaGCTATAAGATATTTACCATCAATTACAGCAGACTCGTTAATTGGGTATTCTTTTGAAAGAGGTGAATTATGGAGTAAATAATACTTCAGGTATACGCAAAAGTGAGACGTATgtcttatatgtatatatatatgtgtgtatacatatgtctatatatagacatatatgtatgattgcatatttacatatatagatatagttattttatatcaaCTGTGCGATGTCATTACTGAGTTATCTATTTTATGCACATGACAAATATCGTGAAAAAGGAaacgtaaaaatattaattagagttgtttaattaattcgttttataaaatatattaaaatctaaaattaaaatagcAAAGAAACGTGAAAGAAAGGGATTGGACTTAAACTGTTGAGTTCTTTGaaagaaaagcaaaaaaggaaaagactctagagaaaaataaaaatatcatagTATAATcctaatataattataatgcataaataataactaggattataatgtttttcataattatttttttttattctataaatataaagctgctttttttattatacttggTCAACAACTTTTATGTATAACATCATTTTTCTCATAATGTACATGCACAGAGATGTATGTTGTGCGAATGTCAAATTTACATCAACTATggttattaaaataaaatggttCATGTtacgaataaaaaattaatttgaaaaggttgtttctttataattaagaaatagagaaaagaaaaaaaatatatcaataaatttaatttttattatgtttttatttttttttataacactGAAGTTAAGAAATAACCAAAATTTAAatggaaattttaaaataaaattttttttttttatgagcGAAAAAGAAAACCAAAAACTGTTCAGCAGTGTACAATTAGAGTTagatattttcatatttgactatagcatatatatgtttatgtgtttaattatttcactggaaaatggaaaatacgaataatataaatgcgACCTcgtttataaaaagaaaagcacTTAAAATTATGTCGCATTTTGTTATACAACATAAATGTTCgcgtaaaagaaaaaaataggtgaaaaaaaatatcaaatgaGAATAGATGAATATCAGTACGTTTCTTCCTATTATTTTCGTTCTCCCtagttttaaattttaattaatttaattcttGCGTTTCATAATTCCAGTCCGCTCTGCAACATGGGCATGtcaatttattttgtctCATCCATTTTTCCATACAGtgtaaatgaaaatgatgacCACATTTTCCAAAAGCTGGTGGGCAACCACTTCCTGGCCTAATACAATTTGTACAGGTGTTTTCTAAGGCGTTATTGCAAATAGCACACACGCTGTCTATGGATGATCCGACCCACTTCCACCTTGCAACTGCATGAATTTTTCTTACAGTAACTTTCGGCATATTACTAATGTTATTCCTgtacttttcatttttttagcACATATCCATACGGTAAGTATGCTACATGCACCCACACACGCAGATATGAATAAGCAAATGtgggtacatatatatatatatatata from Plasmodium malariae genome assembly, chromosome: 11 harbors:
- the PmUG01_11039100 gene encoding anaphase-promoting complex subunit 11, putative, which encodes MPKVTVRKIHAVARWKWVGSSIDSVCAICNNALENTCTNCIRPGSGCPPAFGKCGHHFHLHCMEKWMRQNKLTCPCCRADWNYETQELN